Proteins encoded by one window of Polaribacter haliotis:
- a CDS encoding M56 family metallopeptidase, whose product MINYIIQVVLCQVFFLVFYDLFLSKETFFKKNRGYLLSTPILSFILPFIKIQTFQKVLPEKFFVYLPEIVIAPNKIIEKTTFYQSINYVNIIFWIGVSVFTILFLSKLIKIFILIKKYQIEKKEGFTLVHLSKQTTAFSFFNYIFLGKEIPESQKSQIIEHELVHSKQRHSLDLLFFEFLKIVMWFNPMIFIYQKRITLVHEYISDEIATKLTPKENYINNLLSNFFQVENIAFVNQFYKQTLIKKRIIMMTKNKSKKMNQLKYLVLIPVLASLLFYISCTKTSKNEEIEPLVEVEEIIEVVEQSPRIENTNDIDNGEIIEVEESVSFMTIEKTPNFPGCNSGDKDCFNRKVQKHFIQKFDSSLMKTLGLSPGRKRVSIMFKIDKTGIVDEIKVRAPHPKIKEEVIRVMSLLPQMIPGEQDGEKVAVKYSIPFTLFVEDTKKKE is encoded by the coding sequence ATGATAAATTATATAATTCAAGTTGTTTTATGTCAAGTGTTCTTTTTGGTTTTTTACGACCTCTTTTTAAGTAAAGAAACTTTTTTTAAGAAAAATAGAGGGTATCTATTAAGTACTCCAATATTGTCTTTTATTTTACCTTTTATTAAAATACAAACGTTTCAAAAAGTATTACCAGAAAAGTTTTTTGTTTACTTGCCAGAGATCGTTATAGCTCCCAACAAAATAATCGAGAAAACTACATTTTATCAATCTATAAATTATGTAAATATTATATTTTGGATTGGCGTAAGTGTTTTTACAATTTTATTTTTATCTAAATTAATTAAGATTTTTATTTTAATAAAAAAATATCAAATTGAAAAAAAGGAGGGATTTACTTTAGTTCACCTTTCAAAACAAACAACTGCTTTTTCATTTTTTAATTACATTTTTTTAGGGAAAGAAATTCCAGAATCTCAAAAATCACAAATTATTGAACACGAATTAGTACACAGTAAACAAAGACATTCTCTTGATTTATTATTCTTCGAGTTTCTAAAAATTGTAATGTGGTTTAATCCCATGATTTTTATTTATCAGAAAAGAATAACCCTAGTTCATGAATATATTTCAGATGAAATTGCTACAAAGTTAACACCCAAAGAAAATTATATTAACAACTTATTATCCAACTTTTTTCAGGTTGAAAACATAGCGTTTGTCAATCAATTTTATAAACAAACATTAATAAAAAAAAGAATTATTATGATGACGAAAAACAAATCTAAAAAAATGAATCAGCTAAAATATCTAGTATTGATTCCTGTTTTGGCAAGTCTGCTTTTTTACATTTCATGTACAAAAACAAGTAAAAATGAAGAAATAGAACCTCTTGTAGAGGTTGAGGAAATTATAGAGGTTGTTGAACAGTCACCACGAATTGAAAATACAAATGATATAGATAATGGTGAAATTATTGAGGTGGAAGAAAGTGTTTCTTTTATGACAATAGAAAAAACGCCAAATTTTCCTGGTTGTAATTCTGGAGATAAAGATTGTTTCAATAGAAAGGTTCAAAAACATTTTATTCAAAAATTTGATTCTAGCTTAATGAAAACCTTAGGTTTATCACCTGGAAGAAAGCGAGTTTCTATTATGTTTAAGATAGATAAAACCGGAATTGTTGATGAAATTAAAGTAAGAGCACCACACCCAAAGATTAAAGAAGAAGTTATAAGAGTTATGAGTTTGCTACCACAAATGATTCCTGGAGAGCAAGATGGTGAAAAAGTCGCAGTAAAATACTCCATTCCGTTTACACTTTTTGTAGAAGACACTAAGAAAAAAGAATAA
- a CDS encoding energy transducer TonB, producing the protein MMLLRFFSFLILILFCISCDKFSFKKNTNNNVLDTLVNFSSVDTYPSFKVCDSLIEKSQQEDCFRHTIHQKIGEELQKHEFTIKDSIAEVVIVNLLINSKGNIELETIESSEIIKQELPELDSILKVSIQQIPTIYPAIKRGIPVTTKYRLPIQIQLKE; encoded by the coding sequence ATGATGTTGTTACGTTTTTTTTCTTTTTTGATTTTAATTCTTTTTTGCATTTCTTGCGATAAGTTTTCGTTCAAAAAAAATACGAACAATAACGTTTTAGATACACTCGTAAATTTTTCTTCTGTAGATACGTATCCGTCTTTTAAAGTTTGTGATTCTTTAATTGAAAAATCTCAACAAGAAGATTGTTTTAGACATACCATTCATCAAAAAATAGGAGAGGAGTTACAAAAGCACGAGTTTACAATAAAAGATTCCATTGCTGAAGTTGTAATTGTAAATTTACTGATAAACTCTAAAGGAAATATCGAGTTAGAAACAATTGAATCTTCAGAAATTATAAAACAAGAATTACCAGAATTGGATAGTATTCTAAAAGTAAGCATTCAGCAAATTCCAACGATTTACCCTGCTATTAAAAGAGGTATTCCTGTAACCACCAAGTATAGGTTACCAATACAAATTCAACTAAAAGAATAA
- the obgE gene encoding GTPase ObgE, with amino-acid sequence MTEGNFVDYIKIYASSGKGGQGSVHLHREKYITKGGPDGGDGGRGGHIILRGDKNMWTLFHLKFKRHFRAEGGGAGSASRSTGHDAKDIYIDVPLGTIVRDADTDEILHEITDHEKEVILLPGGKGGLGNWHFKSSTNQTPRYAQPGIDGQDGWFRIELKLLADVGLVGFPNAGKSTLLSVLTSAKPKIADYAFTTLKPNLGIVEHRDHQTFVIADIPGIIEGAAEGKGLGHRFLRHIERNSALLFLIPADSNDINKEYDILLNELKQHNPELLDKDRLLAISKTDMLDEELIAEIKQDLPKGIETIFISSVAEIGLQELKDKLWKMLNS; translated from the coding sequence ATGACTGAAGGAAATTTTGTTGACTACATAAAAATATACGCATCTTCTGGAAAAGGAGGGCAAGGTTCTGTGCATTTACATCGAGAAAAGTACATTACCAAAGGTGGTCCTGATGGTGGAGATGGAGGACGTGGAGGACATATTATTTTACGTGGAGACAAAAATATGTGGACATTATTTCACCTGAAATTTAAACGTCATTTTAGAGCAGAAGGTGGTGGTGCTGGAAGTGCAAGCAGAAGTACTGGACATGATGCCAAAGATATTTATATAGATGTTCCTTTAGGTACCATTGTTAGAGATGCAGATACAGACGAGATTTTACACGAAATTACCGACCACGAAAAAGAAGTAATTTTATTACCTGGAGGAAAAGGCGGACTTGGAAACTGGCATTTTAAATCTTCTACAAACCAAACACCAAGATATGCACAACCTGGAATTGACGGGCAAGATGGTTGGTTTAGAATTGAATTAAAATTATTAGCAGATGTTGGTTTGGTTGGTTTCCCAAATGCTGGAAAATCGACTTTATTATCTGTTTTAACTTCCGCAAAACCTAAAATTGCAGATTATGCCTTTACAACTCTTAAACCCAATTTAGGAATTGTAGAACATAGAGATCATCAAACATTTGTAATTGCAGACATTCCTGGAATTATAGAAGGTGCTGCAGAAGGAAAAGGATTAGGACACCGTTTTTTACGTCATATAGAGCGAAATTCTGCTTTGTTATTCTTAATTCCTGCAGATAGTAATGATATTAATAAAGAATACGACATTCTTCTAAATGAGCTGAAACAGCACAATCCAGAATTGTTAGATAAAGATAGGTTGTTAGCAATTTCTAAAACAGACATGTTAGATGAGGAGCTTATAGCTGAAATAAAACAAGACTTACCAAAAGGTATAGAAACTATCTTTATTTCTTCGGTTGCAGAAATTGGCTTACAAGAATTAAAAGATAAGCTTTGGAAAATGTTGAACTCTTAG
- a CDS encoding DUF3667 domain-containing protein — MNCKNCQDSLEENAQFCDNCGAKVVTYRITFKHLISELVKEVFGVDSKFFLTLRKMVTNPEEVIGEYISGVRKKYVNPFAFLAIAAALSLVIYNYFADDFIAIHGSYNSERMIEVKKAADIDLSSLKGISKEEMATIKIEKQSAQFQIKLLDNMMQFMLRYFNLLTFLFLPLYALLSKWTYRKPHNFGEHIVINAYIYGFATYFTIIAFFAAMLIHPSIYMYSMFAYIAYYLYATSKLYSHSFGKALLKLLRFIIGLVLLTIVFVILSIIIGFFLKQFAII; from the coding sequence ATGAATTGTAAAAACTGTCAAGATTCTTTAGAAGAAAATGCTCAATTTTGTGACAATTGTGGCGCTAAAGTAGTTACCTATAGAATTACTTTTAAGCATCTAATTTCAGAATTGGTTAAGGAAGTATTTGGTGTTGATAGTAAATTTTTCTTAACCTTAAGAAAAATGGTTACAAATCCAGAAGAAGTTATTGGTGAATATATTTCTGGTGTTCGTAAAAAGTATGTAAATCCTTTTGCTTTTTTAGCAATTGCTGCTGCTTTGTCTTTGGTTATTTACAATTATTTTGCAGATGATTTTATTGCAATTCATGGGTCCTACAATTCCGAGCGAATGATTGAGGTTAAGAAAGCTGCAGACATAGATTTATCTTCGTTAAAAGGTATCTCTAAAGAAGAAATGGCTACTATAAAAATTGAGAAACAATCAGCTCAGTTTCAAATAAAATTACTGGATAACATGATGCAGTTTATGCTTCGTTATTTTAATTTACTTACCTTTTTATTTCTACCTCTTTATGCTTTACTAAGCAAATGGACGTATCGAAAACCTCATAATTTTGGGGAGCACATAGTAATAAACGCATACATTTATGGTTTTGCTACGTACTTTACAATCATTGCTTTTTTTGCTGCGATGTTAATTCACCCATCCATTTATATGTACAGTATGTTTGCATACATTGCTTATTACTTATATGCTACTTCCAAGTTATACAGCCATTCTTTTGGAAAAGCGTTGCTTAAACTTTTACGTTTTATAATTGGTCTAGTTCTACTAACCATTGTATTTGTAATTCTTTCAATTATTATTGGATTTTTTTTAAAACAGTTTGCTATAATTTAA
- a CDS encoding tetratricopeptide repeat protein, with amino-acid sequence MKKKILIILLFITILKVEAQSSTFSVVDSLFEKGRYQLALKELANMDASFSSNYKTATIYESIDNYKKTAEFLEKALEFQNDEQAKLKLAKAYQRLKKPNKSIKIYEEITSKDSLNLVLKYQLGKLYLITNNATKAKKLFKKLIKKDPTNAHYSYQLALAYAKGNDRDRMINSFIDTFEKDTTHLKAIAHLASSFQKLKEIDSTKLFVEKGLELDKNHINLNKLKINQLYREKKYKESIPLLLNLDTIDKKDTYSTSMLGRTYYNLDSLEKSKKYFKKLSILDRENYKAFTYLGHIAMKEKKYTGAQFYYRIATTRGKEKRDEEYFGLATMFYETKKPKDALINFEKAYKENTRNYRALYQLAKISDDYYKEKKIAYRHYIKYMDNFQDKDADMTNFIKRRIAEIKNDYFMRGEKLDR; translated from the coding sequence ATGAAAAAGAAAATTTTAATAATACTATTATTTATTACCATTTTAAAAGTTGAAGCTCAGTCTTCAACTTTTTCTGTGGTAGATAGTTTGTTCGAAAAAGGAAGGTACCAATTGGCTTTAAAAGAATTGGCAAATATGGATGCTTCTTTTAGTTCCAATTATAAAACTGCAACAATTTACGAATCGATAGATAATTACAAGAAAACTGCCGAATTTTTAGAAAAAGCTTTGGAGTTTCAAAACGATGAGCAAGCCAAATTAAAGTTGGCAAAAGCGTACCAAAGACTTAAAAAACCAAATAAATCTATTAAAATTTACGAGGAAATTACTTCCAAAGATTCGTTAAACTTGGTGTTAAAATACCAATTAGGGAAATTGTATTTAATTACGAATAATGCTACAAAAGCCAAGAAATTATTTAAAAAATTAATTAAAAAAGATCCAACGAATGCCCATTATTCTTATCAATTAGCTTTAGCATATGCAAAAGGAAACGATAGAGATCGAATGATAAATAGTTTTATAGATACCTTCGAAAAAGATACGACTCATTTAAAAGCAATCGCACATTTAGCATCTAGTTTTCAAAAATTGAAAGAAATAGATTCTACCAAGTTGTTTGTAGAAAAAGGATTGGAATTGGATAAAAACCACATCAATTTAAATAAATTAAAAATTAACCAATTATATCGCGAAAAGAAATACAAAGAAAGTATTCCACTACTTTTAAATTTAGATACAATCGATAAAAAAGATACATACAGTACTTCTATGTTAGGCAGAACTTATTACAATTTAGATAGTTTAGAAAAGTCCAAGAAATATTTTAAAAAACTATCTATTTTAGATCGAGAAAATTATAAAGCTTTTACCTATTTAGGGCATATTGCTATGAAAGAAAAAAAATATACAGGCGCTCAATTTTATTATAGAATTGCAACTACTAGAGGAAAAGAAAAAAGAGACGAAGAATATTTCGGATTGGCAACCATGTTCTACGAGACTAAAAAACCAAAGGATGCATTAATTAATTTCGAAAAAGCATACAAAGAGAATACAAGAAATTACAGGGCATTATATCAATTAGCAAAAATTTCTGACGATTATTATAAGGAGAAGAAAATAGCTTATAGACATTATATAAAATACATGGATAATTTCCAAGATAAAGATGCAGACATGACGAATTTTATAAAAAGAAGAATCGCAGAAATTAAAAACGATTATTTTATGAGAGGCGAAAAGTTAGATAGATAA
- a CDS encoding glutaminase — protein MQIKKYQKIITEIYSDIKDVEDLGKVANYIPELGNVSADNFGINITKINNESFGIGNFEGKFSIQSISKILTLTLAYKLEGEKLWQRVDVEPSGNPFNSLQQLESDYGIPRNPFINSGAIVVCDVLISHLQNPKEEFLNFCRELSNNFTLNYSEKVATSEKNTGFRNVALCNFIKSFKNIKNNVDEVLDFYFHICSLEMSCKELSEIFLYLADDKFRTHKENSVLTESQAKRINAIMLTCGFYDESGEFAFRVGLPGKSGVGGGIVAIHPDEFCIAVWSPKLNKKGNSYKGMLFLENFTTKTACSIF, from the coding sequence ATGCAAATAAAAAAATACCAAAAAATAATTACAGAGATTTATTCTGATATAAAAGACGTAGAAGATCTTGGTAAAGTAGCCAATTATATTCCTGAATTGGGCAATGTTTCTGCAGATAATTTTGGCATAAACATCACTAAAATAAATAACGAAAGTTTTGGAATAGGTAATTTCGAAGGGAAATTCTCTATACAAAGTATTTCCAAAATTCTAACACTTACGTTGGCTTACAAATTGGAAGGAGAAAAATTATGGCAAAGAGTAGATGTAGAGCCTTCTGGAAATCCGTTTAATTCTTTACAACAATTAGAATCTGATTACGGAATTCCGAGAAACCCTTTTATAAACTCGGGTGCAATTGTTGTTTGCGATGTTTTAATTTCTCATTTACAAAATCCAAAAGAAGAATTTTTAAACTTTTGCAGAGAATTATCTAATAATTTCACTTTAAATTATTCTGAAAAAGTAGCAACATCAGAAAAAAATACTGGTTTTAGAAATGTGGCTTTGTGTAATTTTATAAAGTCTTTTAAAAACATTAAAAATAATGTAGATGAAGTTTTAGACTTTTATTTTCATATTTGTTCTTTAGAAATGAGTTGCAAAGAATTATCTGAAATATTTTTGTATTTAGCAGATGATAAATTTAGAACTCATAAAGAAAACAGCGTTCTTACAGAAAGTCAAGCAAAAAGAATAAATGCAATTATGCTTACTTGTGGTTTTTATGATGAGTCTGGGGAATTTGCTTTTAGAGTTGGTTTGCCTGGTAAAAGTGGAGTTGGTGGAGGAATTGTAGCAATTCATCCAGATGAGTTTTGCATTGCAGTATGGAGTCCAAAACTGAATAAAAAAGGAAATTCTTACAAAGGAATGTTGTTTTTAGAGAATTTTACTACAAAAACAGCTTGCTCTATTTTTTAG
- the pulA gene encoding type I pullulanase, protein MKVPQLFTFLLFMTLISSCKQRQTIFANFDAYPTSEKNLWLAYSKEATTFKIWSPAATAVKLNFYKTGNNSDVFETHSLKDDENGVWSKTIKGDLHGTYYTYQVFVNNKWLAETPGIYAKAVGVNGNRAMILDFETTNPTNWKTDKYVNLKSPNDAIIYELHIRDITIQKGANSSFAGKYVGLVELGTKSNQNVATAIDHIKELGITHVHLLPTFDNYSIDETNLDKPQFNWGYDPQNYNVPEGSFATNPFDAEIRIKEFKTMVKAFHDANIGVILDVVYNHTGRTENSNFNLENPNYYYRFNKDGSFSDAAACGNETASERKMMRKFILESVKYWATEYHLDGFRFDLMGIHDIETMNLIASEVKKINKNALIYGEGWTANDSPLPEEKRALKKHIQQMPQIAAFSDDIRDGIKGSVFDDKSTGFVSGAENKEESIKFGIVGSINHPQINYKAVNYSDKPWAYQPWQAINYVSCHDNHTLFDKLKISQPNASEQEIKAMHKLATAIILTSQGTPFLHAGSEMMRTKNGEHNSYKSPDSVNQIDWNLKVKNANVVTYYKNLIRLRKEHPAFRMPTAKEVQENLEFKEIENGLVSYQLNNSANNDSWKTILVIFNAQKNVVNYKLEKSWKVAVLGDSFDFDGKESVFGSFNVPETSMVILFEK, encoded by the coding sequence ATGAAAGTACCTCAACTATTCACTTTCTTACTTTTTATGACGCTTATTTCTTCTTGTAAACAAAGACAAACTATTTTCGCTAATTTTGATGCATATCCAACTTCAGAAAAAAATCTTTGGTTAGCGTATTCTAAAGAAGCAACTACTTTTAAAATTTGGTCTCCAGCTGCAACTGCTGTAAAGCTCAATTTTTACAAAACAGGAAATAATTCTGATGTTTTTGAAACTCATTCTTTAAAAGATGATGAAAATGGTGTTTGGTCGAAAACAATTAAAGGAGATTTACATGGAACCTATTATACCTATCAAGTATTTGTAAATAATAAATGGTTAGCAGAAACTCCTGGGATTTATGCAAAAGCAGTTGGCGTAAATGGAAACAGAGCCATGATTTTAGATTTTGAAACTACAAATCCAACAAATTGGAAAACTGATAAATATGTCAATTTAAAATCGCCAAATGATGCCATTATTTACGAACTGCATATTAGAGATATTACCATTCAAAAGGGAGCAAATTCTTCTTTTGCTGGAAAGTATGTAGGTTTGGTAGAACTAGGTACAAAAAGCAACCAAAATGTAGCGACTGCAATTGACCATATTAAAGAATTAGGAATAACGCACGTCCATTTATTACCCACTTTTGATAATTATTCGATTGATGAAACCAATTTAGACAAACCACAATTCAATTGGGGTTATGATCCACAGAACTACAATGTTCCTGAAGGTTCTTTTGCAACGAATCCTTTTGATGCCGAAATTCGAATTAAAGAATTCAAAACGATGGTAAAAGCATTTCACGATGCAAATATTGGTGTTATTTTAGATGTAGTTTACAATCATACAGGAAGAACAGAAAACTCAAATTTCAATTTAGAAAACCCGAATTATTATTACAGATTTAATAAAGATGGTTCTTTTTCTGATGCTGCAGCTTGTGGAAACGAAACAGCTTCAGAAAGAAAAATGATGCGTAAATTTATTTTAGAGTCTGTAAAATATTGGGCAACCGAATATCATTTAGATGGATTTCGATTCGATTTAATGGGAATCCATGATATTGAAACCATGAATTTAATTGCTTCTGAAGTAAAAAAAATAAATAAAAATGCACTTATTTATGGCGAAGGTTGGACTGCAAACGACTCTCCTCTTCCTGAAGAAAAAAGAGCTTTGAAAAAACACATACAACAAATGCCACAAATTGCTGCTTTTTCGGATGATATTCGAGATGGAATTAAAGGTTCTGTTTTTGATGATAAAAGCACCGGTTTTGTAAGTGGTGCAGAAAACAAAGAAGAATCTATAAAATTCGGAATTGTAGGCTCCATAAATCATCCTCAAATCAATTATAAAGCTGTAAATTATTCTGATAAACCTTGGGCATACCAACCTTGGCAAGCCATAAACTATGTTTCTTGTCATGATAATCACACATTGTTCGATAAACTAAAAATCTCTCAACCAAACGCTTCTGAACAGGAAATAAAAGCGATGCACAAATTGGCAACTGCTATTATTTTAACTTCTCAAGGAACGCCTTTTTTACATGCAGGTTCAGAAATGATGCGTACCAAAAACGGAGAACATAATTCGTATAAATCTCCAGATTCCGTAAATCAAATAGATTGGAATTTAAAAGTAAAAAATGCGAATGTTGTAACTTATTACAAAAATTTAATTCGCTTGCGAAAAGAGCATCCTGCCTTTAGAATGCCAACTGCAAAAGAAGTACAAGAAAATTTAGAGTTTAAAGAAATTGAAAATGGATTGGTTTCATATCAGCTGAATAACAGCGCAAACAACGATTCTTGGAAAACTATTTTGGTCATTTTTAATGCACAAAAAAATGTTGTAAATTATAAATTAGAGAAATCTTGGAAAGTTGCAGTTCTTGGAGATTCTTTTGATTTTGATGGGAAAGAAAGTGTTTTTGGGAGTTTTAATGTTCCTGAGACTTCTATGGTTATTTTGTTTGAAAAATAA
- a CDS encoding BlaI/MecI/CopY family transcriptional regulator — MNKQLTKAEEQIMQVLWDLQEASVKEVIDKLPEPKPAYNTVSTIIRILETKEFVDHKPVGRGFIYYPIIEKETYSNQSLHKLMNGYFDGSFKSMVSFFVKENKMDVKELESILKEVNKNKKS, encoded by the coding sequence ATGAACAAACAATTAACAAAAGCAGAGGAGCAGATAATGCAAGTTTTATGGGATTTACAAGAAGCTTCTGTAAAAGAAGTAATTGATAAATTACCAGAACCAAAGCCAGCATATAATACAGTCTCTACAATTATAAGAATTTTAGAAACCAAAGAATTTGTAGACCATAAACCAGTTGGTAGAGGTTTTATTTATTACCCAATTATTGAAAAAGAGACTTATAGTAACCAAAGTTTACACAAATTAATGAATGGTTATTTCGATGGTTCTTTTAAAAGCATGGTTTCCTTTTTTGTAAAAGAAAATAAAATGGATGTTAAAGAACTTGAATCTATTTTAAAAGAAGTAAATAAAAATAAAAAATCATGA
- a CDS encoding DUF456 domain-containing protein: MDIFLLIIGFLLVLLGIVGSFLPILPGPLTGWIGLLVLHFTSVIPMNWNFLGITLGVSILIWVLDYIIPAIGTKRFGGSKYGVYGTTIGLIVGLLTPIPFGILIGAFFGALIGELLYDSKDTNRAIKASFGSFIGLLASATIKFSVAVVFVVLFLMKFWEFKEDFF; encoded by the coding sequence ATGGATATATTTTTATTAATTATTGGTTTCCTATTGGTATTATTAGGAATCGTTGGTTCTTTTTTACCAATTTTACCTGGACCTTTAACAGGTTGGATTGGCCTGCTGGTATTACATTTTACTTCAGTAATTCCAATGAATTGGAATTTTTTAGGAATTACTTTAGGAGTTTCAATTCTTATTTGGGTGCTAGATTATATAATTCCTGCAATTGGAACTAAACGTTTTGGTGGTAGTAAATATGGGGTTTATGGAACTACAATTGGTTTAATTGTTGGTTTGCTCACTCCTATTCCTTTTGGGATTTTAATTGGCGCTTTTTTCGGAGCTTTAATTGGAGAACTTTTATATGATAGTAAAGACACAAATAGAGCAATTAAAGCTTCTTTTGGTTCTTTTATTGGTTTGTTGGCTTCTGCTACTATAAAGTTTTCTGTTGCTGTTGTTTTTGTTGTGCTGTTTTTAATGAAGTTTTGGGAGTTTAAAGAAGATTTCTTTTAA
- the lysS gene encoding lysine--tRNA ligase translates to MQLSEQEVVRREKLAKLRDLGINPYPADLFPVNSNSKEIKENYEEGKEVIIAGRLMVINIQGKASFGQLQDGEGRIQLYFNRDEICTGEDKELYNNVFKKLLDLGDFVGIEGVLFTTKVGEKTVMVKNFKMLSKALKPLPIPKVKDGVTYDAFTDPEMRYRQRYADLVVNPHVKEVFVKRTKLFNAMRSFFNDAGYFEVETPVLQPIPGGAAARPFITHHNSLDIPLYMRIANELYLKRLIVGGFDGVYEFSKNFRNEGMDRTHNPEFTAMEIYVSYKDYNWMMDFCEQLLEHCAIAVNGTSEATFGEHKIDFKAPYARVTMADSIKHFTGFDINGKTEDEIRTAAKSMNIEVDETMGKGKLIDEIFGEKCEGNYIQPTFITDYPKEMSPLCKEHRDNPELTERFELMVCGKEIANAYSELNDPIDQRERFEHQLKLAQKGDDEATEFIDEDFLRALEYGMPPTSGMGIGMDRLIMFLTNNQSIQEVLFFPQMRPEKKAPSIELNDEEKAVLATIEKAGKIDLNDLKTQSGLSNKKWDKTIKGLTKKDVAKVSKTDEGLFVEAL, encoded by the coding sequence ATGCAATTATCAGAACAAGAAGTTGTACGTAGAGAAAAGCTTGCAAAATTAAGAGATTTGGGCATAAACCCTTATCCTGCAGATTTGTTTCCCGTAAATTCTAATTCGAAAGAAATTAAAGAAAATTACGAGGAAGGTAAAGAGGTAATTATTGCTGGACGTTTAATGGTAATTAACATTCAAGGAAAGGCTTCTTTCGGACAATTACAAGATGGTGAAGGTAGAATACAACTGTATTTTAATCGTGACGAAATTTGTACTGGAGAAGATAAAGAACTTTACAATAATGTCTTTAAAAAATTATTAGATTTAGGAGATTTTGTTGGTATTGAAGGTGTACTTTTTACTACCAAAGTTGGTGAAAAAACTGTAATGGTTAAGAATTTTAAAATGCTTTCTAAAGCGTTGAAACCTTTACCAATACCTAAAGTGAAAGATGGTGTAACCTATGATGCTTTTACAGATCCAGAAATGCGTTACAGACAACGTTATGCAGATTTAGTGGTAAACCCACATGTAAAAGAAGTATTTGTTAAAAGAACAAAATTGTTTAATGCAATGCGTTCTTTCTTTAATGATGCTGGTTATTTTGAAGTGGAAACTCCAGTTTTACAACCAATTCCTGGTGGTGCTGCAGCAAGGCCTTTTATAACGCATCATAATTCTTTGGATATTCCATTATATATGAGAATTGCTAACGAATTATATTTAAAAAGATTAATTGTTGGTGGTTTTGATGGTGTTTATGAATTCTCGAAAAACTTTAGAAATGAAGGAATGGACAGAACGCATAATCCTGAGTTTACAGCGATGGAAATCTATGTTTCTTACAAAGATTACAATTGGATGATGGATTTCTGTGAGCAACTTTTAGAACATTGTGCAATTGCTGTAAATGGAACTTCTGAAGCTACTTTTGGGGAACATAAAATAGATTTTAAAGCGCCATATGCAAGAGTAACTATGGCAGATTCTATTAAACATTTTACTGGTTTCGATATCAATGGTAAAACAGAAGATGAAATTAGAACTGCAGCAAAATCGATGAACATCGAGGTTGATGAAACCATGGGTAAAGGAAAATTAATTGATGAAATTTTCGGTGAAAAATGTGAAGGAAACTACATTCAGCCTACTTTTATTACAGATTATCCGAAAGAAATGTCGCCACTTTGTAAAGAACATAGAGACAACCCAGAATTAACAGAACGTTTTGAATTAATGGTTTGTGGTAAAGAAATTGCAAATGCATATTCCGAATTAAACGACCCAATTGACCAACGTGAACGTTTTGAGCATCAATTGAAACTAGCGCAAAAAGGTGATGATGAAGCAACTGAATTTATAGATGAAGATTTCTTACGTGCGTTAGAATATGGAATGCCTCCAACTTCTGGAATGGGAATTGGAATGGACAGATTAATTATGTTTTTAACAAACAACCAATCTATACAAGAAGTTTTATTTTTCCCTCAAATGAGACCTGAGAAAAAAGCGCCTTCTATTGAATTAAATGACGAAGAAAAAGCAGTTTTAGCAACGATTGAAAAAGCTGGAAAAATAGATTTAAACGATTTAAAAACGCAGTCTGGTTTATCTAACAAAAAATGGGATAAAACTATTAAAGGTTTAACAAAAAAAGATGTTGCCAAGGTTTCTAAAACAGACGAAGGTTTGTTTGTAGAAGCTTTGTAA